Within the Thiohalobacter sp. IOR34 genome, the region CGAGGACGTGGATCAGGAAGGCCATGATCTCCTTGATCACCTCCAGGCGGTGCAACTGGGTGTCGGTCTGAAAACCCTCGTTCTCCAGATTGAGCAGCATGTTCAGGCCGATGCGCCAGCTGTTGAAGGCCAGGGCGCCGGCCGTCTCCTGAATGGTGCGTTCCTTGTCCTTGAGATTCCAACGGGTCTTGAGTCGAACAGCCATGGCAGACAACCTTGTTTTTCAAACGGATAAAATCGAATTCGAGATTCTGTCTCAACAACGGGGGGACTCGCGGCCCTGCCCCGCGCGTGTTAGCCCGCATATTGCACGAAGGATTCGAGTTTCAGGGCGAATCTGGCCAAGCAGTTTGTTCGATCGCCCGCCGAAGCATAGCCATAGCTATGGTTCAAGGGCGATCGGGCAAAATGCGACGCCAGATTTGGCCTGAACTCGAATAGGCACAAACTGTAACAGGGAACAATTGCTCGCATAGGTGATCACTGCCTTGATAAATACCGGGAAAATTACGCTTTCAAGGCCGCCTTCGTGCAATATGCGGGCTAGAATCGATCCTGGATCGGCATAGTATACTAAATCACTAGGAAATAGGGAGCAGCCAGATGCCCACCCCGAACAGCGCCGAGCAGCTTGCCGAACATGCCGAGTTGCGCGCCGCGGTGCAGCACAACTGCCACATCTCGGACGCCACCCACGCCGGCAACTACACCCTCTGCGTCTATCTGATGAAGATGCGTGAATATTACCGCTGGGAGATGGGCTATGGCTATGCCGAGCGCCTCTCCGCCGAGGCCGTCGGCGACTGGCTGCATGCCCGCGAGGCGCTGTGGGAGGAACTGGAGGAGGAGTCATTCCGGCCGTTGCCGCTGGGTGAGCGGGAACTGGACCCCTTCGATGCCGATGCCGTCAACGCCCGGCTGCACGCCGCCGGCCTGGTCTATTCCGCCGGCATCGGCCTGCAGGGCAAGGCGCATTTCTTTCTCGGCCGGCTGGAACGGCAGGAACAACACCACGGCTTCACCCTGCTGGTCGCCGGCGACGAATACGCCCGCGACCTGACCGCGCCGCCGGCCATGTCACTCGGCAAGACCGTCTTCATCCGCCGCCAGTCGCTGCGGCGCATGATCTGGGAACGGGTCGAGGAATGGCGCTGGAACCGGCTCGACAACCCCATGGGGCGCGCCCTTGCCCACTATGACTTCGAGGCCGATCCCGAAGGCTCGCTGACGCGAATGGCGGATCGGGAGGTCGACAGCCTGCTGCTGCACGAGATCGGCGAGGTCGAGGCCGGCCGCCGGCTCGGTCCGGGCTGGGAGGCTATGCTCGCCGACCTGCCGCCGTCACGCCTGGAGCTGCTGCTGCGCGCGGTACGCGACAATCTGGCCGATGCCCTGTCCACCCTCCCCGGCCTGCTCGACCACGGCCGGCCGGACAGCCTGCACTTCTATGTCGCCGGCCTCAGCAACCTGCGCAAGGCACTGGCCCCGACGCTGATCGCCGCCTACCAGGACTGGCACGACAGCGGCCGCGACACGGCGCTGCGCGAGGCGGCCGAGGCCGGCCGCGAACACTGGCAGGGCGTCGCCGAGGCGGCATTGCAGGGCTACGCGGCCGCGGGTCACAAGGGCATCGCTGAAATCGAGGCCTTGATCGACCGCAGCACCCTGTAGCACAATCCCCGCTCCCCGATCGCGGCCCTTCCCCATGTATCACGACAGCACCCAGCGCACACCGCTCCAGAGCATCCGCGAAGTCAGCCCCAACAGCTTCATCTTCGAGAAACCCGGTGCCCTCCCCGGCTTCCTGTGCCGCGATATGATCGCCCGCTTCGAGGCCAGCGAGGAGGAACAGTACGCCGGGCGCATCGGCCAGACCCGGCACCAGGACCAGCAGATCAAGCGCACCACCGACCTGGTGGTCAGCGGCAAGCCGCACTGGCAGGACGTCGACCGCAACCTGTTCCGCTCGCTGGGCCTGGCGCTGAAGGAATTCCGCGAGGCCTTCCCCTACTTCAAGGGGCCATTCAAGGACATGGGCTACCAGATCCAGCGCTACCAGCCGGGCGAGTACTACCAGTGGCACATCGATGGCGGCAGCCACGAGTTCGCCCAGCGCCAGCTGGTGGCGCTCTGGTATCTGAACGACGTCCCGGGGCCGGGCGGCGAGACCGAGTTCCTGTTCCAGGAGGTCAAGGTGAGGCCCGAGGAAGGCAAGCTGGTGCTGTTCCCGCCCTTCTGGACCCACGAACACCGCGCCGTGAAGCTGGAACAAGGGGTGAAATACATCGCCACCACCTGGGTGGTCTTCGCCTGAGGCACTGTTGCGGCCGTCCGACCACTACTGAATCCCGGCTTCCGGCTCCCTCATCCCCCTTGCAATCATCCAGAGCGGCGGCACCCGCCGCATCGCGACCTGGCGATCGCTCCTACACCTTGATATCCCCTGCCCCCTTGGATTCTGGATTCTGAACTGGCTTCTGAATTCTGC harbors:
- a CDS encoding Sfum_1244 family protein, which gives rise to MPTPNSAEQLAEHAELRAAVQHNCHISDATHAGNYTLCVYLMKMREYYRWEMGYGYAERLSAEAVGDWLHAREALWEELEEESFRPLPLGERELDPFDADAVNARLHAAGLVYSAGIGLQGKAHFFLGRLERQEQHHGFTLLVAGDEYARDLTAPPAMSLGKTVFIRRQSLRRMIWERVEEWRWNRLDNPMGRALAHYDFEADPEGSLTRMADREVDSLLLHEIGEVEAGRRLGPGWEAMLADLPPSRLELLLRAVRDNLADALSTLPGLLDHGRPDSLHFYVAGLSNLRKALAPTLIAAYQDWHDSGRDTALREAAEAGREHWQGVAEAALQGYAAAGHKGIAEIEALIDRSTL
- a CDS encoding 2OG-Fe(II) oxygenase; this encodes MYHDSTQRTPLQSIREVSPNSFIFEKPGALPGFLCRDMIARFEASEEEQYAGRIGQTRHQDQQIKRTTDLVVSGKPHWQDVDRNLFRSLGLALKEFREAFPYFKGPFKDMGYQIQRYQPGEYYQWHIDGGSHEFAQRQLVALWYLNDVPGPGGETEFLFQEVKVRPEEGKLVLFPPFWTHEHRAVKLEQGVKYIATTWVVFA